CGACCACGTGCTGCCCGACGACTGGCGCAGTCAAGACCCCGACCAACCCCTGACCGCGAGCCGACCGCGTGGTCGCGCCCGTCGCCCCGCGATCGGCCAGAGCACGAGGAGCGACGATGGCCCGCGATAACCGCAACGACGTCCGCCTCGACGCCCCGAAGGGCCTGCGCCCCCGGGTGCTGCCCGGGCGCAAGCGCGTCAGCAGCGACCGGTTCGGCCGGGCCACCGAGTCGATCGCCCGCGGCATGGGGACGCCCTACTTCCTGATCGCCCTCACCCTGTTCTGCGTCGTCTGGATGATCTACAACACGGTCGCCCCCGTCGACATCCGGTTCGACAGCGCGGCCATCGGCTTCACGGCGCTGACGCTGATCCTGTCGCTGCAGGCCTCGTACGCCGCTCCCCTGATCCTGCTCGCGCAGAACCGTCAGGACGATCGCGACCGCGTGCAGTTCGAACAGGACCGTCAGCGCGCCGAGCGCAACCTGGCCGACACCGAGTACCTGGCCCGCGAGGTCGTCGCCCTCCGCATCGCGATCCGTGACATGGCGAGCAAGGACTTCATCCGGGCCGAGCTGCGCTCGCTGCTCGACGAGCTCGACCGGCGCGACGACGACGAGGCCTCCGGGGTCGAGACGACCCGCGCCTCCTCGTCCCCGTCACGACGCGAGACCCGGCGCGACGGGCACCGTGGCTGAGCCGTCCCCGACGACCCGGCCACCGGTGCCGACACCGGACGACGTGCGCCGCGCGCTCGGTCGGGTGCTCGACCCCGAGATCCGCAAGCCCGTCACCGAGCTCGACATGATCGGCGACGTCGCCGTCGACGCAGGAGGCGCGGCGACGGTGGCCGTGAAGCTCACGATCGTGGGCTGTCCCGCCGCCGACACGATCGAACGCGACGTCCGCGAGGCCACCGCCTCGGTGGCCGGCGTCACCGGCGTCACCGTCGACGTGACCGTCATGACCAAGGACGAACGACACGCCCTCACCGAGAAGCTCCGGGCGGGCCGGGCGGCGCGGGGCATGCAGTTCGGGCCCGACACGCTGACCCGGGTGTACGCCGTCACGAGCGGCAAAGGCGGCGTGGGCAAGTCCACCGTCACCGCGAACCTCGCCGTCGCCCTCGCGGCCCGCGGCCTGGCGGTCGGCATCGTCGACGCCGACGTCTACGGCTTCAGCATCCCCGGGTTGCTGGGCCTCGTCGGTTCCGACGGCGCGTCCGTGAAGCCCACCCGCGTCGACGACATGATCCTGCCGCCCGTGGCCCACGGCGTGAAGGTCATCTCGATCGGCATGTTCGTCGACGACGCCTCGACCGCGGTCGCCTGGCGGGGGCCGATGCTGCACCGCACGATCCAGCAGTTCCTCACCGACGTGTACTTCGGCGACCTCGACGTGCTGTTGCTCGACCTGCCTCCCGGCACGGGTGACGTCGCCATCTCGGTGGGGCAGTTGCTGCCGCACGCCGAGGTGCTGGTCGTCACGACGCCTCAACCGGCCGCCGCCGACGTGGCCGAGCGCAGCGGGCTCGTGGCGCGCCAGACGGGTCAGCGGCTGCTCGGAGTGGTCGAGAACATGGCCGGTCTGCCCCAGGCCGACGGCAGCGTCCTCGAGCTCTTCGGGTCGGGCGGTGGCGCCGAGACGGCACGCCGACTGTCGGCCGGGCAAGAGGCCGAGGTGCCGCTGCTCGCCAGCGTGCCGCTCAGCCTGGGCCTGCGGCAGGGCGGTGACGACGGGGTGCCGGTCGTGCTCGCCGCTCCCGACGATCCTGCGGCCGCGGCCATCGACGAGCTGGCGGGCCGACTGGCCGTGCGGGCCCGGGGGCTGGCCGGCCGCAAGCTCGGACTCAGCGTCACCTGACGCGGGTCGACGACTCGACGCGTGCAGAAAGGGCACCTCGCGTGGCGAGGTGCCCTTTCGTCACAGCGTCCCGCCCGGGGGCGGCGACGTGCTCGTGCCGCACCCCAGCACGGGGGCGGCACACGCGGCGACGGCACGCTCAGGAGGGAGACGCACCGACCACCGCGAAGTCGACTACGACCAGCGGTTGTAGGTCTTGGTCGGGATGGCGCGGAAGCCGTCGCGGGCGACCGAGACGAGCGAGCCGGCGATTCCGACGACTGCGGCGATGACGAGGACGATGATTCCGGTGAGCATGGGGGACTCTTTTCTGGCGCGGTTCGGCGCGCGGTTCTGCGTGGTGGGATGGATTCGCCACCGAGCCCGGGACCAGGTCGACCGGAGCTCGGGAGCGCTACGACGCGCTCCGGGGACTCCTCAATGATGCGCCTCGAAAAGCGGTAGATCAATCTCACGTTTCTACCGAAACAGGGTAGTTTCACTACATGGATGTCAAGCGCCTCGAACTGCTCCGCGAACTCGCCGAACGAGGCAGTGTGGCCGCCGTCGCCCGGGCCACCCACCGCACCCCGAGCGCCGTCTCACAGCAGCTCAAGGTGCTCGAGCGCGAGGCCGGTGTCGCACTGACCGAGCGGG
This genomic interval from Frigoribacterium sp. Leaf415 contains the following:
- a CDS encoding DUF1003 domain-containing protein, with protein sequence MARDNRNDVRLDAPKGLRPRVLPGRKRVSSDRFGRATESIARGMGTPYFLIALTLFCVVWMIYNTVAPVDIRFDSAAIGFTALTLILSLQASYAAPLILLAQNRQDDRDRVQFEQDRQRAERNLADTEYLAREVVALRIAIRDMASKDFIRAELRSLLDELDRRDDDEASGVETTRASSSPSRRETRRDGHRG
- a CDS encoding Mrp/NBP35 family ATP-binding protein — protein: MAEPSPTTRPPVPTPDDVRRALGRVLDPEIRKPVTELDMIGDVAVDAGGAATVAVKLTIVGCPAADTIERDVREATASVAGVTGVTVDVTVMTKDERHALTEKLRAGRAARGMQFGPDTLTRVYAVTSGKGGVGKSTVTANLAVALAARGLAVGIVDADVYGFSIPGLLGLVGSDGASVKPTRVDDMILPPVAHGVKVISIGMFVDDASTAVAWRGPMLHRTIQQFLTDVYFGDLDVLLLDLPPGTGDVAISVGQLLPHAEVLVVTTPQPAAADVAERSGLVARQTGQRLLGVVENMAGLPQADGSVLELFGSGGGAETARRLSAGQEAEVPLLASVPLSLGLRQGGDDGVPVVLAAPDDPAAAAIDELAGRLAVRARGLAGRKLGLSVT